TTGGAAAAGTAACGGACGAAGAAACGTTCCATAATTTTTGCCACAAAAACATCCAGTGGCTGCTACAAATCAGCTGGTTTATTTCCTCCTAGGATCAGCCGCCTCCTCCTTCGTTAGATGGAATCCACTATGGCCGTTAGATCTATGAGACTTGCTTTATTGCTTAGCTCTTTTAGCGCGTGCACAGTACGTCCACACTTTGTACATGAGTATATGCATGGCATCTTGAACTTAAAAAGGTATTCTTCCACAACAAGTAGCCAAATCAACATATGTTTGAACCGTCGTATTCCTTGCAACAAGTATCTCCATCCCAACGTGCTCCATGTCTCTTCATAGCGCCTCCAGCCACCAAACACAACATCCCTGCTGCCCAAGCATCACGGGCGTAATTCCATGAAGCATCGGTGGGCTAGTTGAAAGGGAGCACCATGGAACCGGCCACCCAGCGATGCTCCACTGCAGCGCTAGCGGTGCTTCCACGATGCTCCGATGACCCGGCGGTGCTCCTTTGCAGCACCGATGATGCTCCGCTGGCCCGAGATGCTCCACTGTAGCACCAATGATGTTTTCGACGGCCCGACGATGCTCCATCGCAACAACGGTGATGCTCCGACGGCCCGACGATGCTGCACTGTAGTGCTAGCTAGCAAGGCTTCAACGAAGCTCCATTGCAGCACCGGTGATGCTCTCACGACCCAGATGCTCCACCGTAGCACCGATAATGTTTTGGCGGCCTGATGATGCTCCATCGCAACACCGATTATGCTCCGACGGCCCATTGATGCTTCAGTGGCCCGGCGATGCTCCACCACAATGGTAGCAATGCTTCGGCATGCTACGATGATCCGACGATGCTCCATTGCAGCACCGATGATGCTCCGACGAGCTGACATGCTCCACTTAGCACTGACGATGTTCCAGTGGCCCGACGATGCTCCATCGCAACACCAGTGATGCTCCGATGGCTCGATGATGTTTTGGTGGCCAAATGAATGCTCCATCATAGCATTGGTCATGCTCAACTGCAACGTCATTGATGCTCTGATGGCTGGGCGATGCTTCAAGTCTCGACCAACCTTGCTCACCGCTCGACGTCATAGCAACCAGCGATAAGCTCGCCCACCACACGTGCCCTTCGGGGCACCATCGTAGCGCCCGCGACCGGTTCGCAACAGCCGCTTGGCATCCCCTTGCAGGATTTTCGGTCCCGTCGCAACGGCCACCAAACGCACCCTGGCTAGCAGTAGGACAGGGGCCGTCGCAGCAGTTGTTGATCAAGCTTGTAGCAATAATCACTTAAGACTGCCCTCTTATCGTCATTCAGAGTTTTCTCAGCAATTGTGTTCTTGCGGCTTGTTGAAAACTCTGTTGAGAATAATCCATCAGTAGAGTCTTCATCATCCATTGTTGAGGCTCTGCGAGGAGAAAACACAAACCACAACAAAATAAAAACATAGTAACTGTGCAACAAGAGCAGTAGACCAACTAGATATGAAACACACTGTCTCTACATTGCcactacttgatgaaacacaaattGCTAGATAAAAAACCACCACCTCTACATTTGCAGATTACATCACCCCTGGATATAAACCCCCCACATCTACCTTTGCGTATTACAGACAAAACAAAAGAACACATTGTAAAAGCTAGGGTTGGCTGCGTTAAGCGTGTTGCCTCCTGGCAGGGACGCCTTCGTGTTAATATAGGCAGAGCGATTACATGATAAGGCGCAGGTGGTTAGTTGGTTGTTAACTTGTCCTCTACTCCAAGCTATACATGAGATAGAGGATATCCTAGCGAACAACCTGCGCCTCAACTCCAACGAATACAATCACGTTACAATGTCACGATACAACTACGATCCTACACTTTTAACATCCTCCCTCAATCTTAACGTATAGAGGTTCAGATTGCGCTTGAAGGCCTATAGTTGCTTGACTTGTAACGGTTTTCTGAACCCATCTGCAACTTGATCTCCTGTTGGAATGAACTAAATATATAGCAACTTTTGTGCAACTCTCTCTCGTACAAAATGGTAATCAATCTCTATGTGTTTCGTTCGTGCATGAAACACTGGATTTGCAGACAAATACGTTGCTCCAAGATTGTCACACCATAAGCATGACACACCTGTTCTTCCAACGCCAAGTTCATCAAGTAAAGTTTCAATCCACATTACCTCAGCTGTTGCATTTGCCAAAGATTTATATTCTGCCTCAGTGCTCGAGCGTGACACTGTAGCCTGCTTCTTAGCACTCCAGGATATCAGATTCGGACCAAGAAAGATTGAAAATCCCCCTGTAGATCTTCTATCATCGGGACatccagcccagtctgcatcagaaaATGCACTTACTGTGGTTGAAGAAGATTTACACAATTTCAGCCCTGTGTTGGCACTCCCTTCAAGATACCTCAATGTCCTCTTCACAGCTGTCCAATGTACAGAGGTAGGAGCATGTAAAAATTGAGAAACTTTATTAACAGCAAAGGATATATCGGGTCTTGTTAGTGTCAACTACTGGAGAGCACCAACTACACTTCTCTACTTAGTTCCTTCTTCTGGGCTTAGTAATTCTCCTTCATATAATGACAACTTATCAGTGATAGCCATAGGTGTACTGGAGGGTTTGCAATCCTTCATACCTACATGTCTGATTACATCTTTGGCATATTTTTCCTGAGTTAACATAATACCATCATGCAACTTTTTTACCTCAATACCTAGGAAGTAGTGTAACTCTCCTAGATCTTTAAGAGCAAACtcatttttcaaatttgataGCAATGCTGTGGTAGCTTCCTGTGAAGAGCTGGCAACAATtatgtcatcaacataaattAACATAAATATAATCaccttccctttcttgaagaagaAAAGAGAAGTGTCACCCCTTGAAGGCTTGAAACCAAGTTGCTGAAGCTTTGCACTTAATATTGAATACCAGGCTCTAGGTGCCTGCTTTAGGCCATATAAGGCCTTGTCCAACTTGCAcacatgatgtggctttgaaccaTTTTCAAACCCAGGTGGTTGTCTCATATAGACCTCCTCCTCGAGAACGCCATGTAAGAACGTATTCTGAACATCCAATTGGCGAAGACTCCATCCCTTGGAGACAGCAATAGATAGAACAAGTCTAATAGTAGCAGCTTTAACTACAGGACTAAAAGTATCCTCATAATCAATACCATAGCGGTGTTTGAAGCCCTTAGCTACTAGTCTAGCCTTATATCTATCTATTGTGCCATCAGGTCTCTTTTTAATTTTATATACCCATTTACAATCAATAATATTCCTCCCTCGCTTAGGAGGAACCAAACGCCAAGTTTGGTTTTTCATAAGTGCATGATACTCTACGTTCATGGCATTTTTCCAATTGTCATTTCCTAGAGCTTCGGTCAAACTTTGGGGCTCACCAGTAGAAGCAAAATTTGCAAATTTGAAGTGCTTATCATACCTGAGTGTCCCATCTTTGTAAACTGTGGGCTTTGAAATACCTCGTTGTGCTCGTGTAGTCATCCGAGGAGGTGTGCTGGAGCGAACGGGTGCGGCAGCCGCAGAAGATCCCGATTCCGCCACAGCAGAACCAACCTCGTCTGTCGCGCGGTCGGACGATGTTGGATCGCGCGCTGGTGGAGCAGGAGGATCCCGCCTTGACGAGTCAGCGGGCGCCACGTGACCACGAGCCAGCGTGCGGTCGCGCCCGCCATCATTGCGCCGCGCAGCGGGGGACAGGCGACCAGGTTCAGGCCCACCCGCCTCGTGACGACTGGGGCGCGGAGACAGAGGAGGGGCCGGCCCACCCGACCGGCCTGGAGACCTGTGCCAGGCATCACCCGGGGAGTGGATGGCCCCGGATTCTGGTGGGGGCGGCGTCGGAGGATCCGCCTGGGGCGTCAGAGGATCCGCCTGGGGATCTGTTCCCGCGTCAGCTCCAGAATCTGCGCGTGCAGGCGAATCTGCCTCGTGTCCGCCGCCAGGTGTTTCTTGCTGCTGTTGCATAAAATCACAAGCATTTGGAGTGCAGTTTTTTTCACCGCTATCTCCGTCAGAAGTAGGGCTATGTAACAAATGATCATCAGCATAATGTTCATCCCCATGATCGGTTGGGTTTAGTAACTCCGGACTCAAAAGAAGAATTTCTGCCCGAAGCCGTGCACCGGCATTTGGGTGAAGTGTAGCGAAGGGAAATACATTTTCATCGAAAATAACATCCCTGGAGATATACACTCATCCTGTTGAAATACAAGGCATTTAAAACCTTTGTGAAGGTTGCTATATCCAAGAAAAGTGCATTGTTTGGAACGGAACTGAAGTTTGTGCTTGTTATAGGGTCGGAGGTTGGGCCAACAAGCATACCCAAAAATCCTAAGTGCGGAGTAATTGGGTTTTTCATGGAACAATCGCTCAAGAGGGGTCTCAAGCTTGATAACTTTGCTAGGAAGGCGATTGATCAAATAGGTAGCAGCAATAAACGCCTCATCCCAGAATTTTAAGGGCATAGAGGCTTGGGCAAGAAGAGACAAGCCCACTTCGACTATATGTCGATGTTTTCTCTCTGCTGATCCGTTCTGTTGATGCGCATGGGGACAAGATACATGATGAGATATTCCTATCTTGGTGAAGAAGGAGTTGAGTTTTTCATACTCCCCTCCCCAATCTATCTGAAGGGCAAGAATTTTGCGATTAAACTGTCGTTCAACAAGGTGCTGAAAGTCATGAAatctttgaaaaactttagaCTTGTGTTTGATCAAATATATCCATGTGAATTTGCTGAAGTCATCGATAAAACTCACATAATATTTCTTTCTGCCTACTGTTTCAACAGCAGGTCCCTAAACATCAGAGAAAATAAGCTCTAAAGGAAACTTGGATTCACTTATTGATTTTGGATAAGGTAACTGGTGACTTTTTCCCTTTTGACAGGCGTCACAAACAGAATCACTACCGAAAAAACTAGCACAAGGAAGTTTATTCTGACTAAGAATTCTCCTGACAACTAGAGGAGATGGGTGACCTAAACGTCGGTGCCATCTATCCGAAGATATCTTGATGGCACTGAGCATCTGCTTCTGGACATTGGATCCCTTGTGCTTGACGGGGTATAGACCACATCTACCCCTGCCTCGAAGAAGAACCTTCCTCGCTCCCCGTTCCTTAACAAGAAAAGAATGAGGGTGAATTTCACAGAATGTATCATTGTCAAGAGCAAGACGACTAGCAGAGATTAGGCTCTTGCTAGCTTCTGGAACATGAAGAATATTATTTAGGTAGAGATCACGATCAGGGGTACGAATAGCTGAGTGACCAATATGTTCTATAGCCATACCTGACCCACTAGCAGTGTGGATTTGCTCGTTCCCGGTGTAGCGGTCGCAGACAGTCAGCTTCTCAAGGTCTCCTGTGATGTGATCGGTGGCGCTGCTGTCAAGGTACCAGTTGGTGTCCACCCCATACTGAGGTGCTGCCAGGTTCGCCGTCCTCTCTTCTCCTCCTTGGTAGGCTTCATCATAGCGCTTCAAGCACTTCCACGCTGGATGGCCCAGTTTGCCACAGATCTGGCACTGGATCCTAGGTGCAGGGGCATTGTTGTTGTAGTTGCCCCCGCAACGGTTGTTGTTGTAGtggccgcctcctccttgtccacCGCGGCCGCCAGGCTTGATGTAGGGGCGACCACGGTCACCACCGTTGTTGCCGTTTCCGCAGCGGCCACGGCCACGGTCACCACCGCGCCCGCGACCTCTGGTGGCAGCGTTAGCGGAAGACTGCGACACTCCGCCGGGAAGCTTCATCCTCGTCTCGAAGCTGATGAGCTGAGAGAACAGCTCGGGCACGGTGATCGGCTCCACTCTGGAGCACATAGCAGAGACCACCGGATCAAATTCCTCGTCCAGGCCAGCAAGGATGTGAGAGACGATGTCATCATCCTCGATCTTCTTCCCTGCTGCGATGAGTTCATCGCACAGAGACTTGACTTTCCCGACGTAGTCGGTGATGGAGGAGTTCCCCTTCTGCAGGTTGGCGAGGGTGATGCGCACGTTGATAGTCTGGGCACGAGTGTGAGACGCAAGCATCTCTGCAATCgtgttccagagctccgccgaCGTATGACAGGTAGCGACCTGGACGGCCATCTCACGGGGCAGAGTTGTCAGAAGGTAAGAAACGACTTGCTGATCTTGAGCGTACCAGGTCTGGAACTCCGGGTTGGGCTTCTTTGTCTTGGTTTTGCCATCAGATGTGGCCTCTTCAAGGTGCATGGGTGGCACCGGGTGATCGACGTCGAGGTACTGCTCCATGCGGGCACCTCTGATTGCCGACAGGACCGTCGCCCGCCATAGGGCTTGGTTGTTCTTGCTGAGCTTCTCGGAGACGGCGTGCAAAAACGGAGAGGATGGGAAGGAGTTTGAAGGTGTCGCCATGGATGATCTCGAGAAGTGCTGTGATGACCATGTAAAAGCTAGGGTTGGCTGCGTTAAGCGTGTTGCCTCCTGGCAGGGATGCCTTCGTGTTAATATAGGCAGAGTGATTACATGATAAGGCGCGGGTGGTTAGTTGGTTGTTAACTTGTCCTCTACTCCAAGCTATATATGAGATAGAGGATATCCTAGCCAACAACCTGCGCCTCAACTCCAACGAATACAATCACGTTACAATGTCACGATACAACTACGGTCCTACACTTTTAACAAACATCACCCCTGGACTATAAACCCCCCATATCTGCCTTTGCATATTACAGACAAAACAAAAGAACACATCACCCCTGGATATAAAACCCCACTGCATGTATGTCATCCGTTAGCCACTGCCCACTGATAATAAAAAATAAGCAGCTGATGCTAAAACACACTGTCTAGCAGCAAACATGCAAAGAGGTAATCCTGCTGGTGAAACAAAGCTACTGATGAATCATTATCACATTATTTAGCACGCCATGCATGTAATCAGAAGCCTGGTTTTTTGACAAATAGTGTCCTAGAAAAATGAACAAAAGACCACTAGAGTCCGTGCTGCACTGAAACACCACTCTCAGTTGTGTAGAATCAAGCCCATGactagaaaacagaaaacaaaaagcaCATCCCAGTCTGCAGAACAAAACATTACTGCTGTTGCGTACAAATCTCTGCTCTAAAATGAACAAAAAAGCAACTAGAGTATGTGCTACAAATGAAGCACCTCTCCCAGTTGCGTAGAATCAAGCCCACAACTAGAAAAAGAGAACAAAAAGGCACATCCCAGTCTGAAGAACAAACATTCCTGCTGCTGCTTACAGTCGTGCTctgaaataataataataataataataataataataataataaacactAGATTCTGTGCTACAAATGAAGCACCACTCCCAGTCTGAACCCTGGAGAACAACATTCCTGCTGTTGTGAAACAGCAGATCACAGATCACAGATCACAGATCACACTCCCTCTCACAGTGGATGTGTTGCGTTGGCTGCAGATTCGCTGCTCTACAATGAAGCAATTCGTCACACACACAGGATCTATCCAGCAACCAATCCCTGACCCAATCTTCCCTGACCTGAAGGCTCCCAACGAGCCCCTCCGCCGCACAACCATCGCGTCATCAAGTCCCCTCCGTCGCCGTGGAGCGTCGCCGCCGTGTGCGCCTCCACTTCCCGTCGCCGTGGCTTCGCCGCTCCGGATGCCGTCGTGTCGCCTCTCGCATCAGCTACTGCCTGGGGTAGCGCCTGGATCCGAGGCCTCTACTTCCCTGTCCGCGAGACACCACGGGCGCGACGTGAGGCGGCCAGCGAGACTATCTAGGCGGGCACGTGAGAGACGCCAGCGCCGCACGATCAAACCGGATCGGACGGCTCGCGGGGAGGTTTGCGGCAGCCAAAAATCAGTCGGTCTAAATAAAGGGTTTTCCAAAACATCCACATCCAATTTCTAATTCCAATTGCAATTCAAATTTGCGAGAGCTGGTCGTTGAATACACCGAGACGGATTGCAAGAGATCTGTCGTATACTCATAAATACATCCTGTGCGGCACATCGGCAATACAGACAAGATATAGAGAGACACACGGCGATTAACGATCTTTGTGCCGCACCTGCACGTGGAATCGTATCGAAACAAATCGAACGCTTTTCTCGGCGCCTTCATATTCTTGGTCCTCACTTGCAGTTGGAGAGCTCGATCATATAGTACAGTAGCTATGTCGTGGTCTTCCCCGGAAAGCATGCTCTTCGTCGGAGCATCGGCCGTTGCCAGTGCAGCTCTAGCCTGGGCAACGTGGACGTTGCTCGACGAGTTCAAGCACGACAAACGCCCTTCCGACACCGACTACGACCAACTCATCGGCATCAAGCCCTTGGACGCCACCGGCAGCCTCAGGACCTTGGACGCCGCCACGACTGACCCTGTCATCGGCCGCGACGACGAGATCGACCGCCTCGTCTGCATCCTCTGCCGGCGCACCAAGAACTGCGCCGCGCTTGTCGGCGCCGCGGGGGTGGGCAAGACGGCCATCGTCGAGGGCCTCGCGCAGCGCATCGCCACCGGGAACGTCCCCGACACGCTTGCCGGCGCGCGCATCGTGGAGGTTGACATGGGGGCCATGATGGCCGGGACGCACTGGCGCGGCATGTTTGAGCAGCGCATCAAGGACGTCATCAAGGAGGCAGAGGAGGCGGAAGGCAAGGTCATCTTGTTCATCGACGAGATGCACATGGTCGTTGGCGCCGGCGGCGAAAAAGGAGGCCCCATAGACGCCGGCAACATTCTCAAGCCGGCGTTGGCCCGCGGCCGCATCCGTTGCGTGGGCGCCACGACCTCCGAAGAATATGAAAAGTATGTTCAGACAGATGCCGCGCTCGAGCGGCGGTTCcagaaggttgtcgtcgaggagccgagtgtgcatgcgaccattgccATCCTGCAGGTGCTGAAGCACAGGTACCAAGAGCACCATGGCTTGAAAATCCAGGACGATGCTATTGTAGCCGCTGCACATCTCGCTGCCCGCTACATTACAGGTACGTATACACACGTCAAGACTTCAGTTTACGCTTATAGTAGTATCACTTAATTATGGAAAACTATGCAATTTTTTATTTATGTTGAAGATAATAGATGTCTTTGATCATTGCCAGGCCGCAAATTCCCTGATAAAGCAATTGACCTTATGGATGAGGCATGCGCCACAACAAAGATGCACGCGGACAAACAAACGACCGTGGAAATTGTTGTTAGCCCTGGACATGTAGCACGGGTAAGTCCTAAATAAACATATATATGAATACTTAATTTTCATATGTTTTACTTTTTATGAAGATTCACGTGTGTTATTAGTGTGATGTGTTTGTTACATCAAAATTTTATTCGAAGGTTGTGAGCCGATGGACTAAAATTCCTCTCGCTACACTTGATCAAGAGGAGAACGACAAGTTGATCCACCTTGCGAAAAAATTGCATGAGCATGTTATTGGCCAGGATGAAGCTGTTAATTTGGTTGCACAAGCAGTCCTACGTTCTAGGGTCGGCTTTGGTCAAATCGGACAACCGATAAGTGCATTCCTCTTTTTGGGCCCGGTTGGCGTCGGAAAGACAGAACTTGCTAAAGCCCTAGCAGAGAAGATATTTGACAACGAGAAGGCGTTGATTCACTTTGATATGTCGGAATATACTGACAGTGGATCTGTGTCACGTCTCACCGGAGGATCTCGAAGGTTTGATTCTTAAACTTGATATACGCTTCTTGTTTCTAGGCACAGACATATCTCAAAAAACATTATTTGATTTTTAAAGCTATGAAGAATATGGACAACTCACCGAGAAAGTCAAGAGGCTCCCATATAGTGTTATCCTTTTCGACCAAGTGGATAAAGCAAA
The genomic region above belongs to Aegilops tauschii subsp. strangulata cultivar AL8/78 unplaced genomic scaffold, Aet v6.0 Super-Scaffold_295, whole genome shotgun sequence and contains:
- the LOC109746803 gene encoding chaperone protein ClpB1-like produces the protein MSWSSPESMLFVGASAVASAALAWATWTLLDEFKHDKRPSDTDYDQLIGIKPLDATGSLRTLDAATTDPVIGRDDEIDRLVCILCRRTKNCAALVGAAGVGKTAIVEGLAQRIATGNVPDTLAGARIVEVDMGAMMAGTHWRGMFEQRIKDVIKEAEEAEGKVILFIDEMHMVVGAGGEKGGPIDAGNILKPALARGRIRCVGATTSEEYEKYVQTDAALERRFQKVVVEEPSVHATIAILQVLKHRYQEHHGLKIQDDAIVAAAHLAARYITGRKFPDKAIDLMDEACATTKMHADKQTTVEIVVSPGHVARVVSRWTKIPLATLDQEENDKLIHLAKKLHEHVIGQDEAVNLVAQAVLRSRVGFGQIGQPISAFLFLGPVGVGKTELAKALAEKIFDNEKALIHFDMSEYTDSGSVSRLTGGSRSYEEYGQLTEKVKRLPYSVILFDQVDKANASVFKVFHQLLDDGMLTDGKGQVVDFKNTIVIMTSNIGAEHLPLRITGENTIKSERDLLMNQVKKRFKPELINRLSKVVIFEPLSHHELRKIVKIQMNNVISTVANKGVSVLATDAALDVILSESHDPVDGARPIRRWVQNHVTTILSDMLIDGEACAGSTISIDAAVDDKRGLTFQVLKKQQELADQ